One genomic window of Erinaceus europaeus chromosome 7, mEriEur2.1, whole genome shotgun sequence includes the following:
- the LOC132539314 gene encoding olfactory receptor 6C76-like, protein MKNHTSVKEFILLGLTNDPELNILIFLFLFCTYILSITGNLTIITLTLLDSQLKTPMYFFIRNFSFLEISFTTACIPRFLVSIVTGDKTISYNSCIAQVFFIILLGSTEFFLLTIMSYDRHVAICKPLHYTTIMNSRICKQLVLSSWMAGFLLIFPPVIMGLQLDFCDSIIIDHFICDYSPLLLISCTDTALLELLAFILAIITLMVTLTLVVLSYAFILKTILRFPSAEQRKKAFSTCSSHMVVVSISYGSCIFMYVKTSAKEGVALNKGIALLNSSVAPMLNPFIYTLRNQQVKQSFKRMLKKCFSKKV, encoded by the coding sequence atgaaaaatcaCACATCAGTGAAGGAattcatccttcttggacttacAAATGATCCAGAGCTTAACATTTTGATTTTCCTGTTTCTGTTCTGCACATATATACTGAGCATTACTGGAAACCTGACAATTATCACACTTACTCTGCTAGATTCACAACTCAAAACACCCATGTATTTCTTCATTAGGAATTTCTCCTTCCTGGAAATCTCATTCACAACAGCATGTATTCCTAGATTTCTGGTCAGCATTGTAACAGGGGATAAAACCATTTCCTATAATTCCTGTATAGCTCAGGTATTTTTTATCATACTTCTTGGTTCCACAGAATTTTTTCTCTTGACTATTATGTCTTATGATCGGCACGTGGCCATCTGCAAACCACTACACTACACAACAATAATGAACAGTAGAATCTGCAAGCAGCTAGTCCTTAGCTCCTGGATGGCTGGGTTTCTTCTCATCTTTCCACCTGTAATCATGGGGCTTCAGCTGGATTTTTGTGATTCTATCATCATTGACCACTTTATCTGTGACTATTCTCCCTTATTACTGATCTCCTGCACAGACACAGCACTGCTAGAGCTCCTGGCATTTATCCTGGCAATAATCACACTCATGGTGACCTTAACATTAGTAGTCCTTTCATATGCATTCATCCTTAAGACAATTCTGAGATTCCCTTCTGCAGAGCAAAGGAAAAAGGCCTTCTCTACTTGCTCTTCACACATGGTTGTTGTCTCCATTTCTTATGGAAGTTGCATTTTCATGTATGTGAAAACATCAGCAAAGGAGGGAGTGGCTTTGAACAAAGgcatagcactgctcaattccTCTGTTGCCCCAATGCTAAATCCTTTTATTTACACTCTAAGGAACCAGCAAGTCAAGCAATCTTTTAAGAGAATGCTCAAGAAGTGTTTTTCAAAAAAGGTCTAG
- the LOC103109241 gene encoding olfactory receptor 6C76-like, with protein sequence MKNHTLVKEFILLGLTDDPELNILIFLFLFCTYILSITGNLTIITLTLLDSQLKTPMYFFLRNFSFLEISFTTACIPRFLVSIVTGDKTISYNSCMAQVFFLILLGSTEFFLLTIMSYDRYVAICKPLHYTTIMNSRICNQLVLSCWLAGFLVIFPPVIIGLQLDFCDSNIIDHFACDYSPLLLVSCTDTALLELLAFVLAIFTLMVTLTLVVLSYAFILKTILRFPSAEQRKKAFSTCSSHMVVVSISYGSCIFMYVKTSAKEEVALNKGIALLNSSVAPMLNPFIYTLRNQQVKKSFKRMLKKCFSNKF encoded by the coding sequence atgaaaaatcaCACTTTGGTGAAGGAattcatccttcttggacttacAGATGATCCAGAGCTTAACATTTTGATTTTCCTGTTTCTATTCTGCACATATATACTAAGCATAACTGGAAACCTGACAATTATCACACTTACTCTGCTAGATTCACAACTCAAAACACCCATGTATTTCTTCCTTAGGAATTTCTCCTTCCTGGAAATCTCATTCACAACAGCATGTATTCCTAGATTTCTGGTCAGCATTGTAACAGGGGATAAAACCATTTCCTATAATTCCTGCATGGCCCAGGTATTTTTTCTCATACTTCTTGGTTCCACAGAATTTTTTCTCTTGACTATTATGTCTTATGATCGGtatgtggccatctgcaaacCACTACACTACACAACAATAATGAACAGTAGAATCTGCAACCAGCTTGTTCTTAGCTGTTGGCTGGCTGGGTTTCTTGTCATCTTTCCACCAGTGATCATCGGGCTTCAGCTGGATTTTTGTGATTCTAACATTATTGACCACTTCGCATGTGACTATTCTCCCTTGTTACTGGTCTCCTGCACAGACACAGCACTGCTAGAGCTCCTGGCATTTGTCCTGGCAATCTTCACACTCATGGTGACTTTAACGTTAGTGGTCCTTTCATATGCATTCATCCTTAAGACAATTCTGAGATTCCCTTCTGCAGAGCAAAGGAAAAAGGCCTTTTCCACTTGCTCCTCACACATGGTTGTTGTCTCCATTTCTTATGGAAGTTGCATTTTCATGTATGTGAAAACATCAGCAAAGGAGGAAGTGGCTTTGAACAAAGgcatagcactgctcaattccTCTGTTGCTCCAATGCTAAATCCTTTTATTTACACTCTAAGGAACCAGCAAGTAAAGAAATCTTTTAAGAGAATGCTCAAGAAGTGTTTTTCAAATAAGTTCTAG
- the LOC103109107 gene encoding olfactory receptor 6C76-like — protein MKNHTSVKEFILLGLTDDPELNILIFLFLFCTYILSITGNLTIITLTLLDSQLKTPMYFFLRNFSFLEISYTTACIPKFLVSIVTGDKTISYNSCITQVFFLILLGSTEFFLLTIMSYDRYVAICKPLHYTTIMNSRICNQLVLSCWLTGFLVIFPPVIMGLQLDFCDSNIIDHFACDHSPLLLISCTDTALLELLAFFLAVFTLMVTLTLVVLSYAFILKTILRFPSAEQRKKAFSTCSSHMIVVSMSYGSCIFMYVKTSAKEGVALDKGIALLNTSVAPMLNPFIYSLRNQQVKQSFKNMLKKCFSNKL, from the coding sequence ATGAAAAACCATACATCGGTGAAGGAattcatccttcttggacttacAGATGATCCAGAGCTTAACATTTtgattttcctctttctcttctgcacaTATATACTGAGCATTACTGGAAACCTGACAATTATCACACTTACTCTACTAGATTCACAACTCAAAACACCCATGTATTTCTTCCTTAGGAATTTCTCCTTCCTGGAAATCTCATACACAACAGCATGTATCCCTAAATTTCTGGTCAGCATTGTAACAGGGGATAAAACCATTTCCTATAATTCCTGCATAACTCAGGTATTTTTTCTCATACTTCTTGGTTCCACAGAATTTTTCCTCTTGACTATTATGTCCTATGATCGGTACGTGGCCATCTGCAAACCACTACACTACACAACAATAATGAACAGTAGAATCTGCAACCAGCTTGTTCTTAGCTGTTGGCTGACTGGGTTTCTTGTCATCTTTCCACCTGTGATCATGGGGCTTCAGCTGGATTTTTGTGATTCTAACATCATTGACCACTTCGCATGTGACCATTCTCCCTTGTTACTGATCTCCTGCACAGACACAGCACTGCTAGAGCTCCTGGCATTTTTCCTGGCAGTCTTCACACTCATGGTAACCTTAACGTTAGTGGTCCTTTCATATGCATTCATCCTTAAGACAATTCTGAGATTCCCTTCTGCAGAGCAAAGGAAAAAGGCCTTCTCTACTTGCTCCTCACACATGATTGTTGTCTCCATGTCTTATGGAAGTTGCATTTTCATGTATGTGAAAACATCAGCAAAGGAGGGAGTGGCTTTGGACAAAGGCATAGCACTGCTCAATACCTCTGTTGCCCCAATGCTAAATCCTTTTATTTACTCTCTACGGAACCAGCAAGTAAAACAATCTTTTAAGAATATGCTCAAGAAATGTTTTTCAAATAAGTTGTAG